One Cedecea neteri DNA segment encodes these proteins:
- the purE gene encoding 5-(carboxyamino)imidazole ribonucleotide mutase: MSSEHTPARIAIVMGSKSDWATMQFAAEILTALNVPHHVEVVSAHRTPDKLFSFAEQAEANGYQVIIAGAGGAAHLPGMLAAKTLVPVLGVPVQSAALSGVDSLYSIVQMPRGIPVGTLAIGKAGAANAALLAAQILALHDVNLNQRLATWRQTQTDEVLDNPDPRSEA, from the coding sequence ATGTCTTCTGAGCACACCCCGGCGCGTATCGCCATTGTTATGGGTTCCAAAAGTGACTGGGCCACCATGCAGTTCGCCGCGGAAATCCTTACCGCCCTGAATGTCCCTCACCATGTCGAAGTCGTCTCCGCCCACCGCACGCCGGATAAGCTTTTCAGCTTTGCCGAGCAGGCCGAAGCCAATGGCTATCAGGTGATCATCGCCGGAGCCGGTGGCGCAGCACACCTGCCGGGGATGCTGGCTGCGAAAACCCTGGTCCCGGTGCTGGGTGTGCCGGTTCAAAGCGCTGCTCTGAGCGGCGTGGACAGCCTTTATTCTATCGTCCAGATGCCGCGCGGCATTCCGGTCGGCACGCTGGCTATCGGTAAAGCCGGGGCCGCCAACGCCGCCTTGCTGGCCGCGCAGATCCTGGCCCTGCATGACGTAAACCTGAACCAGCGTCTGGCAACCTGGCGTCAAACTCAGACCGACGAAGTGCTGGACAACCCGGATCCACGGAGCGAAGCATGA
- the cysS gene encoding cysteine--tRNA ligase translates to MLKIFNTLTRQKEEFKPIHAGKVGMYVCGITVYDLCHIGHGRTFVAFDVVARYLRSLGYELNYVRNITDIDDKIIKRAHENGEDFVALVDRMVVEMHKDFDALNISRPNSEPRATKHIPEIIEIVEQLLARDHAYVAENGDVMFSVLTDPNYGLLSRQDLDQLQAGARVDVVDVKRNPMDFVLWKMSKPGEPAWASPWGEGRPGWHIECSAMNCKELGNHFDIHGGGSDLMFPHHENEIAQSTCAHDGEYVNTWMHSGMVMVDREKMSKSLGNFFTVRDVLKYYDAETVRYFLMSGHYRSQLNYSEENLKQARSALERLYTSLRGTDSNVAPAGGEAFEARFREAMDDDFNTPEAYSVLFDMAREVNRLKAEDLAAANGLAAALRKLSAILGLLEQDPEQFLQGGAQADDGEVAEIEALIKQRNDARQSKDWALADQARDRLNEMGIVLEDGAGGTTWRRK, encoded by the coding sequence ATGTTAAAAATATTTAATACACTGACTCGCCAAAAAGAGGAATTCAAACCTATTCATGCCGGAAAGGTAGGCATGTACGTGTGTGGTATCACCGTTTACGATCTCTGTCACATCGGCCATGGCCGTACTTTTGTTGCGTTTGACGTGGTGGCGCGCTACCTGCGTTCCCTCGGCTATGAGCTGAACTACGTGCGTAACATCACCGACATCGACGATAAAATCATTAAGCGCGCCCATGAAAATGGCGAAGACTTTGTAGCGCTGGTCGACCGCATGGTCGTCGAAATGCACAAAGATTTCGACGCGCTGAACATTTCACGTCCGAACAGCGAGCCGCGTGCGACCAAACACATTCCGGAAATCATCGAAATTGTTGAACAGCTGCTGGCCCGCGATCACGCCTATGTGGCGGAAAACGGCGATGTGATGTTCTCGGTGCTGACCGACCCGAATTATGGCCTGCTGTCTCGCCAGGATCTGGATCAGCTCCAGGCGGGTGCGCGCGTGGACGTGGTTGACGTTAAGCGCAACCCAATGGACTTCGTGCTGTGGAAAATGTCCAAACCAGGCGAGCCTGCATGGGCGTCTCCGTGGGGTGAAGGCCGTCCGGGCTGGCATATCGAATGTTCCGCGATGAACTGCAAAGAGCTGGGCAACCACTTTGACATTCACGGCGGCGGCTCTGATCTGATGTTCCCGCACCACGAGAACGAAATCGCGCAGTCTACCTGTGCCCACGACGGCGAGTACGTCAACACGTGGATGCACTCCGGGATGGTGATGGTTGACCGCGAGAAGATGTCCAAATCCCTGGGCAACTTCTTTACCGTGCGTGACGTGCTGAAGTATTACGACGCGGAAACCGTGCGTTACTTCCTGATGTCCGGCCACTACCGCAGCCAGCTCAACTACAGCGAAGAGAACCTGAAACAGGCTCGCTCTGCGCTGGAGCGCCTGTACACCTCGCTGCGCGGTACCGACAGCAATGTCGCGCCGGCCGGGGGCGAAGCGTTCGAAGCCCGCTTCCGTGAAGCGATGGACGACGACTTCAACACCCCGGAAGCCTACTCCGTGCTGTTCGATATGGCTCGCGAAGTGAACCGCCTGAAAGCGGAAGATCTGGCGGCAGCAAACGGACTGGCGGCGGCGCTGCGTAAGCTCTCTGCAATTCTGGGTCTGCTGGAGCAGGATCCGGAGCAGTTCCTGCAGGGCGGTGCGCAGGCGGACGACGGCGAAGTGGCGGAAATCGAAGCGCTGATCAAGCAGCGTAACGATGCACGTCAGTCGAAAGACTGGGCGCTGGCGGACCAGGCGCGTGACCGTCTGAATGAGATGGGCATTGTGCTGGAAGACGGCGCGGGCGGCACAACCTGGCGTCGTAAGTAA
- the ahpC gene encoding alkyl hydroperoxide reductase subunit C has product MSLINTKIKPFKNQAFKNGEFVEVTEKDTEGRWSVFFFYPADFTFVCPTELGDVADHYEELQKLGVDVYSVSTDTHFTHKAWHGSSETIAKIKYAMIGDPTGALTRNFENMREDEGLADRATFVVDPQGIIQAIEVTAEGIGRDASDLLRKVKAAQYVASHPGEVCPAKWKEGEATLAPSLDLVGKI; this is encoded by the coding sequence ATGTCTTTAATTAATACCAAAATCAAACCATTCAAAAACCAGGCTTTTAAAAACGGCGAATTCGTTGAAGTTACGGAAAAAGATACCGAAGGCCGCTGGAGCGTTTTCTTCTTCTACCCGGCTGACTTTACTTTCGTTTGCCCGACCGAACTGGGCGACGTGGCTGACCATTACGAAGAACTGCAGAAACTGGGCGTAGACGTGTATTCCGTTTCTACCGACACCCATTTCACCCACAAAGCGTGGCACGGCAGCTCTGAAACCATCGCTAAAATCAAATACGCGATGATCGGCGACCCGACTGGCGCGCTGACCCGTAACTTCGAAAACATGCGTGAAGATGAAGGTCTGGCAGACCGCGCGACCTTCGTAGTTGACCCACAGGGCATCATCCAGGCTATCGAAGTGACTGCCGAAGGCATTGGCCGCGACGCGTCTGACCTGCTGCGTAAAGTGAAAGCGGCTCAGTACGTAGCTTCTCACCCAGGCGAAGTTTGCCCGGCTAAATGGAAAGAAGGCGAAGCGACTCTGGCTCCATCTCTGGACCTGGTCGGCAAAATCTAA
- the lpxH gene encoding UDP-2,3-diacylglucosamine diphosphatase — translation MSTLFIADLHLCPEEPAIVAGFLRFLSGEARQADALYILGDLFEAWIGDDAPEPLYQQIAAAIKAVVDAGIPCYFIHGNRDFLLGKRYAKASGMTLLPEEKLLDVYGRKILIMHGDTLCTDDEGYQAFRRKVHQPWLQKLYLALPLFIRQRIADRMRADSQAANNMKSLEIMDVNPQAVIDTLTRHNVQWLIHGHTHRPAIHELEANGQPAFRCVLGAWHKEGSMIKVTPENVELIHFPF, via the coding sequence ATGTCGACGCTGTTTATTGCAGATTTACACCTCTGCCCAGAAGAACCGGCGATCGTCGCCGGTTTTCTGCGTTTCTTATCCGGTGAAGCCCGTCAGGCGGATGCACTCTACATCCTTGGCGATCTGTTCGAAGCCTGGATTGGCGACGACGCCCCGGAGCCGCTCTACCAGCAAATCGCCGCAGCGATTAAAGCGGTGGTTGATGCCGGTATTCCCTGCTATTTCATTCACGGCAACCGGGACTTTTTACTCGGCAAGCGCTACGCCAAAGCCAGCGGCATGACGCTGCTGCCGGAAGAAAAGCTCCTCGATGTTTATGGCCGCAAAATATTGATCATGCACGGCGACACGCTGTGTACCGACGACGAAGGCTATCAGGCGTTTCGCCGCAAGGTGCATCAGCCGTGGCTGCAGAAGCTCTACCTTGCCCTGCCGCTGTTTATTCGTCAGCGTATCGCCGACCGTATGCGCGCCGACAGCCAGGCGGCGAATAATATGAAGTCGCTGGAGATCATGGATGTGAACCCGCAGGCGGTGATCGACACCCTCACCCGCCACAATGTTCAATGGCTGATTCACGGGCATACCCATCGCCCGGCGATTCACGAACTTGAGGCTAACGGCCAACCCGCTTTCCGCTGTGTGTTAGGCGCGTGGCATAAAGAAGGGTCGATGATCAAAGTCACGCCGGAAAACGTCGAGCTGATTCATTTTCCTTTCTGA
- a CDS encoding DUF4435 domain-containing protein, whose protein sequence is MSNSFSITLPKKDNELEEIETNQSVLFIGANGSGKSRLGAWMDLKSPQKNMVHRISAQRALAMPDHTTPTSIKQAQNNLLYGSENLGNTEPLWYKEHTRWARKPTISSLNDYDKLMVYLFSDKVEVNSKYIELVKNSDERIVPLTTKLDKVKYIWEKNLPHRELVLGGLNIQTRVRGNNDLVYSSSEMSDGERVIFYLIGQCLAAPENGIIIIDEPEIHLHKSVQVPLWKDIEKLRPDCLFVYMTHDTDFAAALHEAKKIWLKGYDGSCWDWEDVPDVEGLPESLLIEILGSRKPIVFVEGENGSYDVSLYRAVLNNYLVIPSGSCSQVIQNVKALRTSEELHYMEVSGIIDRDRRVEGEIQSLLRYGIYTLSVAEVENLFCVPEVITLVSERLVRNPDEDLQSVKDFVFRAISSELDTQISLRVAGEIKFMLNCFDEKAKGIDGLNKALNLLTSEINIEELYNESLFLYKNAVEKQDYLLALKLYNRKSLSSQVSKHLGLANGQLAELVIRMVNNESGESMRRALSPYFGEFSSKIVIPNA, encoded by the coding sequence ATGAGCAATTCATTCTCAATTACACTACCTAAAAAAGATAATGAACTTGAGGAAATAGAGACTAATCAGAGTGTGCTCTTTATCGGTGCAAATGGTTCTGGAAAGTCTCGACTTGGGGCATGGATGGATCTTAAATCTCCTCAGAAAAATATGGTTCATCGCATTTCCGCTCAACGAGCTTTAGCGATGCCTGACCATACAACACCTACTTCGATTAAACAAGCACAGAATAATTTACTCTATGGAAGTGAGAATTTGGGAAACACGGAGCCACTTTGGTATAAAGAGCATACACGTTGGGCAAGAAAACCTACCATATCATCATTAAATGATTATGATAAATTGATGGTGTATCTCTTTTCAGACAAAGTTGAAGTGAACTCGAAATATATTGAACTAGTAAAGAATTCAGACGAAAGAATTGTTCCACTGACAACTAAACTAGATAAGGTCAAATACATTTGGGAAAAAAACTTACCTCACCGAGAGCTTGTTTTAGGTGGTTTGAATATTCAAACCCGCGTAAGAGGAAATAACGATCTTGTCTATAGCTCCTCAGAAATGAGCGACGGTGAACGAGTTATTTTCTATCTAATTGGGCAATGTCTTGCAGCACCTGAAAATGGAATTATTATCATAGACGAGCCAGAAATTCATCTTCACAAATCTGTGCAAGTGCCATTATGGAAGGATATAGAAAAACTCCGACCTGATTGTCTGTTTGTATATATGACTCATGATACTGATTTTGCAGCAGCTCTGCATGAAGCGAAGAAAATCTGGTTAAAAGGTTATGATGGTTCCTGTTGGGATTGGGAAGACGTTCCCGATGTAGAAGGCTTACCAGAAAGTTTACTAATTGAAATATTGGGCAGTAGGAAACCAATTGTTTTTGTAGAGGGGGAAAATGGAAGCTATGATGTATCCCTTTACCGTGCCGTGTTAAATAATTACCTCGTGATACCATCTGGCTCTTGTAGCCAAGTGATACAAAATGTTAAAGCTCTAAGAACCAGTGAAGAACTCCATTATATGGAAGTTTCAGGTATTATTGATAGGGATAGACGTGTTGAAGGGGAAATTCAATCGCTGCTAAGATATGGTATTTATACTTTAAGCGTAGCAGAAGTCGAAAATCTCTTTTGCGTCCCGGAAGTTATAACTTTAGTCAGCGAACGATTAGTAAGAAATCCAGATGAAGATCTACAATCAGTTAAAGATTTTGTGTTCCGTGCAATATCCTCAGAGCTGGATACTCAGATTTCACTGCGTGTGGCTGGCGAAATTAAATTCATGCTTAATTGTTTCGATGAAAAAGCAAAAGGGATCGATGGCCTTAATAAAGCTCTTAACTTGTTGACTTCAGAAATCAATATTGAGGAGCTTTATAATGAAAGTTTATTTCTGTATAAAAATGCAGTTGAGAAACAAGATTATCTTCTTGCATTAAAACTTTATAACAGGAAGAGCCTTTCATCCCAAGTGAGTAAGCATCTAGGGCTAGCTAATGGTCAACTTGCTGAATTAGTTATTAGAATGGTTAACAATGAAAGTGGAGAGTCAATGAGAAGGGCTCTCAGCCCATATTTTGGTGAGTTTTCGAGTAAAATAGTCATACCGAATGCATAA
- a CDS encoding MFS transporter, producing the protein MALFASPVVSYRKPHVLGFILYFIVGLVDGAIVPFFPLWAQQSAAIPVEFIGLLFGCYAGGELLAAPFIGGIADRVGRRPVLIISATGVGAGFIALFFAHGVFAAAAVLIVIGLFESVLHPTIYTVVADATPASEHRRQFSIMRVCSAAGAIAGPLLGTVLVQEGLGYVFLAGGSVMVTGGLMLAISLAETRPLAAGMDDEADDEEGLSALLPAFRDRRLAGLLIWVLLLGVAGSWVEAVMPLYASNQMGMSAASIGYLFAFGAGINTVGQLALTKLFARRSALFITLSAGLALITAFVLLLAHPHVVTLVMAVCLYSLSQMMTGPLIPTAVNKLAPARLRATYMAALSVVSDLQGSVGPATGTALFALAFTLPWAVGIPLVGLAVTGLGLTLAAGEKSATR; encoded by the coding sequence ATGGCACTATTCGCATCCCCCGTTGTTTCGTACCGCAAGCCCCACGTTCTGGGCTTTATCCTCTATTTCATTGTCGGCCTGGTCGACGGCGCGATTGTTCCTTTTTTCCCGCTGTGGGCGCAGCAGTCTGCCGCTATCCCGGTGGAGTTTATTGGCCTGCTGTTCGGCTGCTATGCCGGGGGCGAGCTGCTGGCCGCGCCGTTTATCGGCGGCATTGCCGATCGCGTGGGCAGAAGGCCCGTCTTGATTATTTCGGCGACAGGCGTTGGGGCGGGGTTTATCGCGCTGTTCTTTGCGCACGGCGTCTTTGCCGCCGCCGCAGTGCTGATCGTCATTGGCCTGTTTGAATCCGTGCTGCACCCAACTATCTACACTGTTGTGGCGGACGCCACGCCAGCCTCGGAGCACCGCCGCCAGTTCAGCATCATGCGCGTGTGTTCCGCCGCGGGCGCGATTGCCGGGCCGCTGCTGGGGACGGTGCTGGTGCAAGAGGGGCTGGGCTACGTTTTTCTGGCTGGAGGTTCGGTGATGGTGACCGGCGGCCTGATGCTGGCGATCTCTCTGGCGGAAACGCGTCCGCTGGCCGCTGGAATGGACGATGAGGCCGACGATGAAGAGGGGCTCAGCGCGCTGCTGCCCGCGTTTCGGGACCGCCGTCTGGCCGGGCTGTTGATTTGGGTGCTGCTGCTGGGCGTGGCCGGGAGCTGGGTGGAGGCCGTTATGCCGCTGTACGCCAGCAATCAGATGGGGATGAGCGCCGCCAGCATAGGCTATCTGTTCGCGTTCGGCGCAGGGATTAATACGGTCGGCCAGTTGGCCTTAACAAAGCTGTTTGCCCGTCGCTCTGCGTTGTTCATCACTCTCAGTGCGGGTTTGGCGCTAATCACAGCCTTTGTTTTGCTATTGGCACATCCACACGTCGTCACGCTGGTGATGGCGGTCTGCCTCTATTCGCTGTCCCAGATGATGACCGGTCCGCTGATCCCAACGGCGGTGAACAAATTAGCCCCGGCGCGGCTGCGCGCTACGTACATGGCGGCACTTTCGGTGGTGAGCGATCTGCAGGGCTCGGTGGGGCCAGCCACCGGCACGGCACTGTTCGCGCTGGCGTTTACGTTGCCGTGGGCGGTTGGCATTCCGCTGGTCGGGCTGGCGGTGACCGGACTCGGGTTGACGCTCGCCGCTGGGGAAAAGTCGGCTACTCGTTAA
- the ppiB gene encoding peptidylprolyl isomerase B: protein MVTFHTNHGDIVIKTFDDKAPVTVKNFLDYCREGFYNNTIFHRVINGFMIQGGGFEPGMKQKATKDTIQNEANNGLKNTRGTLAMARTQAPHSATAQFFINVADNDFLNFSGESLQGWGYCVFAEVVEGMDVVEKIKAVSTGRSGMHQDVPKEDVIIESVTVSE from the coding sequence ATGGTTACTTTTCACACTAATCACGGCGACATCGTCATCAAAACTTTTGATGATAAAGCGCCTGTTACCGTTAAAAACTTCCTGGACTACTGCCGCGAAGGCTTCTACAACAACACCATTTTCCACCGTGTGATCAACGGCTTTATGATCCAGGGCGGCGGTTTTGAACCGGGTATGAAGCAGAAAGCGACCAAAGACACCATTCAGAACGAAGCGAATAACGGCCTGAAAAACACCCGCGGTACGCTGGCAATGGCTCGTACCCAGGCTCCGCACTCTGCTACCGCACAGTTCTTCATCAACGTTGCCGACAACGACTTCCTGAACTTCAGCGGCGAAAGCCTGCAGGGTTGGGGCTACTGCGTGTTCGCAGAAGTGGTCGAAGGGATGGACGTGGTTGAGAAAATCAAAGCCGTTTCCACCGGCCGCAGCGGTATGCACCAGGATGTACCGAAAGAAGACGTTATTATCGAAAGCGTGACCGTCAGCGAATAA
- the mnmH gene encoding tRNA 2-selenouridine(34) synthase MnmH: MEKRPNTQDYDRLLLNDIPLIDVRAPVEFAQGSMPAAHNLPLMLDDERAQVGTCYKQQGQQAAVDLGHRLVSGERKASRIERWLESCRQQPEGYLCCARGGMRSHIVQQWLRENGLEYPLVTGGYKALRQHAMQVIDTRSQWPMIIVSGNTGCGKTILIRSLPTGVDLEGLAHHRGSSFGRTIVAQPSQASFENNLAVTLLKISPTEPKKLVVEDEGRMIGSRHIPEAFREQMLRSPIVAIDDPFELRLERLKNEYFRQMSEAFLSVSEEDTAWRDYAEYLHHGLFAIRRRLGMERFQQFTARLDEALLTQRKTGSCEGHLAWLSPLLKEYYDPMYRYQLSQKADQIVFRGDYQQVEAWLRSVNE, encoded by the coding sequence ATGGAAAAACGCCCCAACACGCAGGACTACGACCGCCTGCTGCTCAACGACATTCCGCTGATTGACGTTCGCGCCCCGGTAGAGTTCGCTCAGGGCTCAATGCCCGCCGCCCATAACTTACCGCTGATGCTGGACGATGAACGCGCGCAGGTCGGGACGTGCTATAAGCAGCAGGGCCAGCAGGCCGCCGTCGACCTGGGGCACCGACTGGTCAGCGGTGAGCGAAAAGCCAGCCGAATCGAACGCTGGCTGGAAAGCTGCCGCCAGCAGCCCGAGGGCTATTTATGCTGCGCCAGAGGCGGGATGCGCAGCCACATCGTGCAGCAGTGGCTGCGAGAGAACGGCCTCGAGTACCCGCTGGTCACCGGCGGCTACAAAGCCCTTCGCCAGCATGCCATGCAGGTAATCGACACCCGTTCTCAGTGGCCGATGATTATCGTCAGCGGCAACACCGGCTGCGGTAAAACTATCCTGATCCGCTCGCTGCCGACGGGTGTTGACCTTGAAGGGCTGGCGCACCATCGCGGTTCGTCGTTTGGCCGCACGATTGTCGCCCAGCCTTCTCAGGCCAGCTTCGAAAACAATCTCGCCGTCACCCTGCTCAAAATCAGCCCGACCGAGCCAAAAAAGCTGGTTGTGGAAGATGAAGGCCGGATGATTGGCTCCCGCCATATCCCCGAAGCCTTCAGAGAACAGATGCTGCGCTCGCCGATTGTGGCGATCGACGATCCGTTCGAGCTGCGGCTGGAGCGTCTTAAAAACGAATATTTCCGGCAGATGAGCGAGGCGTTTTTATCCGTCAGCGAGGAAGATACCGCGTGGCGCGATTACGCCGAGTATCTGCACCACGGTCTGTTTGCCATCCGCCGCCGCCTGGGCATGGAACGCTTCCAGCAGTTCACCGCCAGGCTGGACGAAGCCTTGTTAACCCAGAGAAAAACCGGCTCCTGCGAAGGTCATCTGGCCTGGCTGTCGCCGCTGCTGAAAGAGTATTACGACCCGATGTATCGCTATCAGCTCAGCCAGAAGGCCGACCAGATCGTCTTCCGGGGGGATTATCAGCAGGTCGAAGCCTGGCTGCGCAGCGTTAACGAGTAG
- the purK gene encoding 5-(carboxyamino)imidazole ribonucleotide synthase, with protein sequence MKRVCVLGNGQLGRMLRQAGEPLGIAVYPVGLDAEPEAVPFAQSVITAEIERWPETALTRELARHNAFVNRDIFPIIADRLTQKQLFDKLGLATAPWQLLSGSHEWQDVFSQLGSLAIVKRRVGGYDGRGQWRLRADETDQLPEECYGECIVEQGINFSGEVSLVGARGHDGSTVFYPLTHNLHQDGILRTSVAFPQANAEQQRQAETMLTAIMHELGYVGVMAMECFVTPAGLLINELAPRVHNSGHWTQNGASISQFELHLRAIVDLPLPQPVVNASSVMVNLIGTDLNYAWLKLPLVHLHWYDKEVRPGRKVGHLNLNDSDTGRLSASLEALVPLLPAEYASGIAWAQSKLVK encoded by the coding sequence ATGAAGCGCGTCTGTGTCTTAGGTAACGGCCAGCTGGGGCGCATGCTCCGCCAGGCCGGTGAGCCGCTGGGCATCGCCGTTTACCCTGTCGGGCTGGACGCCGAGCCGGAAGCCGTGCCGTTCGCCCAGAGCGTGATCACCGCCGAGATTGAGCGCTGGCCGGAAACCGCCCTGACCCGCGAACTGGCGCGCCACAACGCCTTCGTTAACCGCGATATCTTCCCGATCATCGCCGACCGCCTGACGCAAAAACAGCTGTTCGATAAGCTCGGCCTGGCCACCGCGCCGTGGCAGTTGCTTTCCGGCAGCCATGAATGGCAGGACGTGTTCAGCCAGCTGGGCTCTCTGGCTATCGTGAAGCGCCGCGTAGGCGGCTACGATGGCCGCGGCCAGTGGCGTTTACGTGCCGATGAAACCGACCAGCTGCCGGAAGAGTGCTACGGCGAATGCATCGTCGAGCAGGGCATTAACTTCTCCGGCGAAGTTTCTCTGGTAGGTGCGCGCGGCCACGACGGCAGCACGGTGTTCTACCCGCTGACCCACAACCTGCATCAGGACGGCATTCTGCGCACCAGCGTTGCCTTCCCGCAGGCTAACGCCGAACAGCAGCGCCAGGCCGAAACCATGCTCACCGCCATCATGCATGAGCTGGGCTACGTCGGCGTGATGGCGATGGAGTGCTTCGTCACGCCAGCCGGTCTGCTGATCAACGAGCTGGCCCCGCGCGTGCACAACAGCGGGCACTGGACGCAAAACGGCGCCTCCATCAGCCAGTTCGAGCTGCACCTGCGCGCCATCGTTGATTTGCCGCTGCCGCAGCCTGTCGTTAATGCCTCGTCGGTGATGGTGAACCTGATCGGCACCGACCTGAACTATGCCTGGCTGAAGCTGCCGCTGGTGCATCTGCACTGGTACGACAAAGAAGTTCGTCCGGGCCGCAAGGTCGGGCACCTCAACCTGAACGACAGCGATACCGGCCGTCTGAGCGCCTCGCTGGAAGCCCTGGTTCCGCTGCTCCCGGCCGAATACGCCAGCGGCATCGCCTGGGCGCAGAGCAAGCTGGTGAAATAA
- a CDS encoding barstar family protein, giving the protein MSEQEMSVGELYLDGAHVLSEKEFHSIISASLGFGPYYGRNLDALWDRLSTDVERPVKIIWLNSDLSRIYLGSYFDEIIKIFERVKQQDVNLNWEEKFEYVLK; this is encoded by the coding sequence GTGAGTGAACAGGAAATGAGTGTAGGTGAATTATATTTGGATGGAGCGCATGTCCTATCTGAAAAAGAGTTTCATTCCATTATATCTGCATCATTAGGCTTTGGGCCTTACTATGGTAGAAATCTCGATGCATTGTGGGATCGCCTTAGCACCGATGTCGAAAGACCGGTGAAAATAATATGGTTAAACTCTGATCTATCCAGAATATATCTTGGAAGTTATTTCGACGAAATCATCAAGATTTTTGAGAGGGTAAAACAGCAAGACGTGAATTTAAATTGGGAAGAAAAGTTCGAGTATGTATTGAAATAA
- the ahpF gene encoding alkyl hydroperoxide reductase subunit F, with product MLDTTMKTQLKAYLERLTKPVELIATLDDGAKSSEVKELLADIAELSDKVSFSINNDLPVRKPSFLITNPGSSQGPRFAGSPLGHEFTSLVLALLQVGGHPSKESQDLLAQIREIDGDFHFETYYSLSCHNCPDVVQALNLMSVLNPRITHTAIDGGVYQNEIQARNVMGVPAVFLNGKEFGQGRMTLAEIVGKIDTGAEKRAAEALNQREAYDVLIVGSGPAGAAAAVYAARKGIRTGLMGERFGGQVLDTVDIENYISVPKTEGQKLAGALKAHVDDYDVDVIDTQSASKLIPAKTEGGLHQIQTASGATLKARSIIVATGAKWRNMNVPGEDQYRTKGVTYCPHCDGPLFKGKRVAVIGGGNSGVEAAIDLAGIVEHVTLLEFAPEMKADQVLQNKVRSLKNVDIVLNAQTLEVKGDGSKVTGLQYKDRVTESVHDVALAGIFVQIGLLPNTTWLEGSVERNRMGEIIIDAKCETTVKGVFAAGDCTTVPYKQIIIATGEGAKASLSAFDYLIRTSAPE from the coding sequence ATGCTCGACACAACAATGAAAACCCAGCTCAAAGCCTATCTTGAGAGACTAACGAAACCTGTTGAGTTGATTGCCACGCTGGACGACGGCGCGAAATCATCCGAAGTAAAAGAACTGCTGGCAGACATCGCTGAGTTATCCGACAAAGTTTCTTTCAGCATTAATAACGACCTGCCGGTGCGCAAACCGTCGTTTTTAATCACTAACCCAGGCTCAAGCCAGGGCCCGCGCTTTGCCGGCTCCCCGCTGGGTCACGAATTCACTTCCCTGGTGCTGGCCTTGCTCCAGGTCGGCGGTCACCCGTCCAAAGAATCTCAGGATCTGCTGGCGCAAATCCGTGAGATCGACGGCGACTTCCACTTTGAAACCTATTACTCCCTCTCCTGCCACAACTGCCCGGACGTTGTGCAGGCGCTGAACCTGATGAGCGTGCTGAACCCGCGCATCACCCATACCGCTATCGACGGCGGCGTTTACCAGAATGAAATTCAGGCACGCAACGTGATGGGCGTGCCTGCCGTGTTCCTGAACGGCAAAGAGTTTGGTCAGGGCCGCATGACGCTGGCTGAAATCGTGGGCAAAATTGATACCGGCGCAGAAAAACGCGCGGCGGAAGCGCTGAACCAGCGTGAGGCTTATGACGTGCTGATCGTCGGCAGCGGCCCTGCGGGCGCGGCGGCGGCGGTCTATGCGGCGCGTAAAGGCATCCGTACCGGCCTGATGGGCGAACGCTTCGGCGGCCAGGTGCTGGATACCGTGGATATCGAAAACTACATTTCCGTGCCGAAAACCGAAGGCCAGAAGCTGGCGGGCGCGCTGAAAGCCCACGTGGACGACTATGACGTGGACGTGATCGACACCCAAAGCGCCAGCAAACTGATCCCTGCGAAAACCGAAGGCGGCCTGCACCAAATTCAAACTGCGTCCGGCGCAACCTTGAAAGCGCGCAGCATTATCGTGGCGACCGGCGCGAAATGGCGCAACATGAACGTGCCGGGTGAAGATCAGTACCGCACCAAAGGCGTGACCTACTGCCCACACTGCGACGGCCCGTTGTTCAAAGGCAAGCGCGTGGCGGTGATCGGCGGCGGGAACTCCGGCGTGGAAGCGGCCATTGACCTGGCGGGCATCGTCGAGCACGTCACCCTGCTGGAATTTGCCCCGGAAATGAAGGCCGACCAGGTTCTGCAGAACAAAGTGCGCAGCCTGAAAAACGTCGACATCGTGCTGAACGCTCAGACGCTGGAAGTAAAAGGCGACGGCAGCAAAGTGACCGGCCTGCAGTATAAAGACCGCGTGACCGAAAGCGTGCATGACGTTGCCCTGGCCGGCATCTTCGTGCAAATCGGCCTGCTGCCGAACACCACCTGGCTGGAAGGCAGCGTGGAACGCAACCGCATGGGTGAAATCATCATCGACGCGAAATGCGAAACCACCGTGAAGGGCGTGTTCGCCGCAGGCGACTGCACCACCGTGCCTTATAAACAGATCATCATCGCCACCGGCGAAGGCGCAAAAGCGTCCCTGAGCGCGTTTGATTACCTGATTCGCACCTCAGCACCTGAATAA